The Thalassophryne amazonica chromosome 6, fThaAma1.1, whole genome shotgun sequence genome includes a region encoding these proteins:
- the rnf41 gene encoding E3 ubiquitin-protein ligase NRDP1, with protein sequence MGYDVTRFQGEVDEDLLCPICSGVLEEPVQAPHCEHAFCNACITQWFAQQQICPVDRTVVTLAHLRPVPRIMRNMLSKLQISCDNASFGCTATLRLDQLQSHLKDCEHNPKRPVNCEEGCGLEMPKDELPNHKCIKHLRSVVQQQQSKISELEKTVAEHKHQLGEQKRDIQLLKAYMRAIRSANPNLHNLEESIEYNEILEWVNSMQPARVTRWGGMISTPDAVLQTVIKRSLIDSGCPLSIVNDLIENAHERNWPQGLATLETRQMNRRYYENYVAKRIPGKQAVVVMACENQHMGEDMILEPGLVMIFAHGVEEIL encoded by the exons ATGGGGTACGATGTCACGAGGTTCCAAGGGGAGGTGGATGAAGACCTACTGTGCCCTATATGCAGTGGAGTGCTGGAAGAACCAGTGCAG GCCCCACACTGTGAGCATGCTTTCTGCAACGCTTGTATAACACAGTGGTTTGCCCAGCAGCAGATTTGTCCTGTTGACCGCACAGTCGTGACGCTAGCTCACCTCCGACCTGTGCCCCGCATCATGCGCAACATGCTGTCCAAACTTCAGATCAGCTGTGACAACGCGAGCTTTGGTTGTACTGCCACACTACGCCTGGATCAGCTACAGTCGCACCTCAAGGACTGTGAGCACAATCCGAAACGGCCTGTGAACTGTGAGGAGGGTTGTGG ACTTGAGATGCCCAAAGATGAACTGCCAAACCACAAATGCATCAAACATTTGCGGAGCGTTGTCCAGCAGCAACAAAGCAAAATTTCAGAACTGGAGAAAACCGTTGCAGAGCATAAGCACCAGTTGGGGGAACAA AAGCGGGACATTCAGCTGCTAAAAGCCTATATGAGAGCCATCCGCAGCGCTAACCCCAACCTCCATAACCTTGAGGAGAGCATCGAGTACAATGAGATCTTGGA ATGGGTCAACTCCATGCAGCCTGCCAGAGTGACCCGCTGGGGCGGCATGATATCCACACCTGATGCTGTGCTCCAGACGGTCATTAAACGCTCTCTCATCGACAGCGGCTGTCCTCTTTCGATCGTCAATGATCTGATCGAGAACGCCCACGAGCGCAACTGGCCACAGGGACTAGCCACGCTGGAGACACGCCAGATGAACAGGCGCTACTACGAGAACTACGTTGCCAAACGGATCCCTGGCAAGCAAGCGGTGGTGGTGATGGCGTGTGAGAATCAGCACATGGGGGAGGACATGATTCTGGAGCCCGGCCTGGTCATGATCTTTGCACACGGCGTGGAGGAGATCTTATAA